One Myripristis murdjan chromosome 17, fMyrMur1.1, whole genome shotgun sequence DNA segment encodes these proteins:
- the jcadb gene encoding junctional protein associated with coronary artery disease yields MYSVEDLLISHGYKLPRSGPPSATPYDKRPADCQRELVDNRAGRGTLNGYEADRGASITGIYGSRQALGKGYPSTDNESGERNQRRKEAGSGNLGDAQPLGDSLATDSGFYDVPSLTYSEPLSHEERDVSYWRRRGQDFSVLLDYADGRELRASATAWRPQALIGPDEHRAERQAQQLWEDISWLRDPDAAPGQLRVTGERKCQSLGTEEWKPAVGLGRQLSDGEGDRWAQDLYRLRTTDGSFHPRTKAKSQSLPRVLSPDGTERKDVLPSRPSLPDRQRVSSTVFSGPYSRYIYSGAVGRDRWGRNAWPSSHVALLPKPRFSRPLKPPSYEIHQQTRGSAEMLAIDQGAKQKDRSVYYPRGGELRQDYFAQHSAIFGMEPPGYIPPPSYKRAPPPRAIPTNRNEMANFRWRGDMQMPSSDPGRWFSRQAGGSWLEHYGERGASYRKQVYSGHEEHPGHARYLPIEDPRVRQISGGPGGNSLTDSDKIRNINKEIPCAKVLGQSTHDSAFPPQQGLALNTDSRKTSLNDNDSSNRWSNRGINKGSDSVAPEQSRSQFFPSSILGKPPPPPCKPADQVVSETVTEVKKVEQPEPPEKDKSKNLKKKLSETIFCLVSVPVTPQLSGTPRDQNNNNEKPPDRTDSPIENKTGHLTNQSLQSTSSAEAELQALTGSIASSKTSSRASSKVVKKIPCRPPKINHYKELKLSGSWPANQYRDQETQTSPEARKPAPPGPENKEAQQDPVPQGTDAPHDGSGVVSTAFSFPIKGVKSLKLSSNSAFSLTATFSNQLNKSTAQPPAAPPSGNVEEAKPAAGSGQEAFGQFLLKPASQRPWDAVKELENINKELQDQKQQSSKQPSVDKCIEDLNEAYKDILELGTASNKVPNGSVQIPERIKIRLTSEPLNKPSSLRRSAVSWSVDPEYREVKSAFSRPATKSVTFSKQLREELPVPPRETGFREYRVVAHLSRRRSSDGRTVKLDLPDEPIETPICDFSPTTHTTAAEVPWADRQPMQDASTLTSPPDYEDICQALRQSRDSTDVNKVSAGSSKSNDAELPQDLSVESEEECPICKRELENQMRQGPLPPLHEENSSDSSANQNGSPPQCAALESPAEDTKTKESNESGSNQSGSDLCAETREQHSLTEDNVGGGEKTDSAEAEDLNNLCEIKPAESITENESTEKGAASILATDVPVDSQETGDQSVCEPVTKEVESEQSEAITGDTPEGSADIQTAEVKDGCEGQDSHCTAPDNKQEQEKKPFAIPEHRLILRTHLGRDHPGLPEFPPDRLPLSVPPNPDRRLSLSLEGERRSRGPSRIESLYDKLAASPSRMAIERLARMKEVDVVSRMRHLSIRSTDSGEGEADAEEEARGGQAEESLSAPQRDKEEDQEVTHSQQVSEETVLPDEEASSLSEPNDPSREERV; encoded by the exons ATGTACAGTGTGGAGGACCTCCTCATTTCGCATGGATATAAATTGCCCAGGAGCGGCCCTCCGTCTGCCACGCCTTATGACAAGCGCCCTGCTGATTGCCAGCGTGAACTTGTGGACAACAGGGCCGGCCGTGGGACGCTAAACGGGTATGAGGCGGACCGGGGGGCATCTATCACTGGCATCTATGGCAGCAGGCAGGCACTGGGGAAGGGCTACCCCTCCACAGACAACGAGAGTGGGGAAAGGAACCAAAGGAGAAAAGAAGCCGGCAGCGGTAACCTAGGTGACGCTCAGCCCTTGGGTGATTCTCTCGCCACAGATAGTgg GTTCTATGATGTTCCTAGTTTGACTTATTCGGAGCCACTGAGCCATGAAGAGAGGGACGTCTCCTACTGGAGAAGGCGAGGCCAGGACTTCAGCGTCCTTTTGGACTATGCTGATGGCAGGGAGCTGAGGGCCTCTGCTACAGCATGGAGGCCGCAGGCCCTAATAGGACCAGATGAACACAGGGCAGAGAGGCAAGCGCAGCAGCTATGGGAGGACATTTCCTGGCTGAGGGATCCTGATGCAGCCCCTGGTCAGCTGAGGGTGACCGGGGAGAGGAAGTGCCAGAGCCTGGGCACAGAGGAGTGGAAGCCGGCTGTGGGCCTGGGAAGGCAGCTGTCTGATGGGGAAGGAGACAGGTGGGCTCAGGATCTGTACCGCCTGAGGACTACTGACGGCTCTTTCCACCCCAGAACTAAAGCAAAGTCGCAGTCTCTCCCCAGAGTTTTATCGCCTGATGGAACTGAACGCAAAGACGTACTTCCATCCAGGCCAAGCTTACCTGATAGACAGAGAGTGAGCAGCACTGTCTTCTCTGGGCCTTATAGTAGGTATATCTATAGTGGTGCTGTTGGCAGGGACCGATGGGGGAGGAATGCCTGGCCAAGCAGCCATGTTGCACTTTTACCAAAGCCCAGGTTCAGCAGGCCTTTAAAGCCTCCGTCATATGAGATTCACCAGCAGACTAGGGGTAGCGCAGAAATGCTTGCTATAGACCAGGGTgccaaacaaaaagacagatcTGTCTATTATCCGAGGGGTGGGGAACTGAGACAAGACTATTTCGCACAACACTCTGCCATCTTTGGTATGGAGCCCCCTGGCTACATCCCACCCCCATCTTATAAAAGAGCCCCACCCCCCAGAGCAATTCCAACCAACCGCAATGAAATGGCAAACTTCAGATGGAGGGGAGACATGCAGATGCCCAGCTCAGACCCTGGAAGGTGGTTTTCTAGACAGGCCGGAGGTTCGTGGCTGGAACATTATGGGGAGCGAGGTGCATCCTATCGGAAACAGGTATATTCTGGTCATGAAGAACATCCGGGTCATGCCCGTTATTTACCCATTGAAGACCCAAGAGTGAGGCAAATCTCAGGAGGGCCTGGCGGAAATTCTCTCACTGACTCGGACAAGATCCGGAACATCAACAAAGAGATTCCCTGCGCTAAGGTTTTAGGACAATCTACACATGATAGTGCCTTTCCCCCCCAACAGGGGCTAGCTCTCAATACCGACAGCCGCAAAACATCTCTCAATGACAACGACAGCAGTAATCGATGGTCCAACAGGGGAATAAATAAAGGAAGTGACAGTGTAGCTCCTGAACAAAGCCGTAGTCAGTTTTTTCCTTCATCCATTCTGGGTAAACCACCACCTCCCCCATGTAAGCCGGCGGACCAGGTTGTGTCTGAAACTGTGACAGAAGTAAAAAAGGTAGAGCAGCCTGAACCACCAGAGAAAGATAAATCCAAGAATCTAAAAAAGAAACTTAGTGAGACAATATTTTGTTTGGTGTCTGTCCCTGTTACCCCACAGCTCAGTGGAACACCACGTGACCAGAATAACAATAATGAGAAGCCACCAGACCGAACGGACAGTCCTATTGAGAACAAAACTGGCCACTTAACAAACCAAAGTCTCCAAAGCACATCTTCAGCTGAGGCTGAGCTGCAAGCACTAACTGGTAGCATAGCGAGcagcaaaacaagcagcagaGCGAGCAGCAAAGTGGTGAAAAAAATACCCTGTAGACCCCCTAAAATAAACCATTACAAGGAGCTGAAATTGTCGGGATCCTGGCCTGCAAACCAGTATCGAGACCAGGAGACACAAACTAGCCCAGAGGCCCGAAAACCTGCCCCTCCAGGGCCTGAAAACAAGGAAGCACAACAAGACCCTGTCCCCCAAGGCACTGATGCCCCCCATGATGGCAGTGGTGTGGTGAGCACTGCCTTCAGTTTTCCTATAAAAGGGGTGAAGAGCTTGAAACTGTCCAGTAACAGCGCCTTCTCCCTAACCGCCACTTTCTCCAACCAGCTGAACAAGAGCACAGCTCAGCCGCCAGCAGCACCACCCTCAGGAAATGTGGAGGAGGCCAAACCAGCAGCAGGCAGTGGGCAGGAGGCATTCGGGCAGTTCCTGCTGAAACCGGCTAGCCAGCGACCGTGGGATGCTGTCAAAGAGCTAGAGAACATCAACAAAGAACTCCAGGAtcagaaacagcagagcagcaaacAGCCCAGTGTTGACAAGTGCATCGAGGACCTCAATGAGGCCTACAAAGATATCTTGGAGCTAGGCACTGCCAGCAATAAAGTCCCCAATGGTTCTGTGCAAATCCCTGAGCGTATCAAGATTCGACTGACGTCAGAACCCCTCAACAAGCCCAGCAGCCTTAGGCGCAGTGCAGTAAGCTGGTCTGTTGACCCAGAGTACAGGGAGGTCAAGAGTGCGTTCTCCAGACCTGCAACGAAGTCAGTAACTTTCAGCAAGCAGCTTAGGGAGGAGCTACCTGTCCCGCCTCGGGAGACAGGTTTCAGAGAATACAGGGTTGTTGCGCATCTTTCGCGCAGGCGGAGCAGCGATGGTAGGACAGTCAAACTAGACCTGCCAGATGAGCCTATTGAGACACCAATTTGTGACTTTAGCCCAACAACGCACACCACAGCAGCTGAGGTGCCCTGGGCAGATAGACAGCCCATGCAGGATGCCTCCACGCTTACAAGTCCTCCTGATTATGAGGACATATGCCAGGCTTTGCGTCAGTCTAGAGACTCAACGGATGTCAATAAAgtgtctgcaggcagttccAAATCTAATGATGCAGAGCTTCCACAAGATCTGAGTGTTGAATCAGAGGAGGAGTGCCCCATTTGTAAAAGAGAACTTGAGAATCAGATGAGACAGGGTCCATTGCCTCCACTCCATGAGGAGAACAGCTCGGacagctcagccaatcaaaatggtAGTCCACCACAGTGTGCTGCGTTAGAAAGTCCAGCTGAGgatacaaaaacaaaggagTCCAATGAGTCTGGCTCAAATCAGTCAGGGTCTGACTTGTGTGCTGAAACAAGGGAGCAGCATTCATTGACAGAGGACAATGTAGGAGGGGGTGAGAAAACAGACAGTGCTGAGGCAGAAGACCTAAACAACCTATGTGAGATTAAACCTGCCGAGAGCATAACAGAGAATGAGTCTACAGAAAAGGGGGCAGCCAGCATATTAGCGACTGATGTGCCTGTAGACTCTCAAGAAACAGGGGACCAGAGTGTTTGTGAACCAGTAACCAAGGAAGTGGAATCAGAACAGAGCGAAGCCATTACAGGAGATACACCTGAAGGTAGCgcagacatacagacagctGAAGTGAAAGATGGGTGTGAGGGACAGGACTCCCATTGTACGGCACCTGACAATAAGCAGGAGCAAGAGAAGAAGCCATTTGCCATCCCAGAGCATAGACTCATTCTACGCACCCATCTGGGACGAGACCATCCAGGGTTACCAGAATTTCCGCCGGACAGACTGCCGCTTTCGGTTCCCCCAAACCCAGACCGCAGGCTGTCTCTTAGCTtggagggggagagaaggagcagGGGGCCTTCGCGAATAGAATCCCTGTACGACAAGCTGGCTGCTTCACCGAGCCGGATGGCAATTGAGCGCCTGGCACGGATGAAGGAGGTGGACGTTGTGTCTCGTATGAGGCACCTCAGCATCAGGAGTACTGACTctggggagggggaggcagaTGCAGAGGAAGAAGCTAGGGGTGGACAGGCGGAGGAGTCCCTCTCTGCTCCCCAGAGAGACAAGGAGGAGGATCAAGAGGTCACCCATTCTCAGCAGGTCTCTGAAGAGACAGTGTTGCCAGATGAGGAGGCGTCATCTCTCTCAG AACCCAATGACCCCAGCCGAGAGGAGAGAGTGTAG